One Actinomadura viridis genomic region harbors:
- a CDS encoding nitroreductase family protein has translation MTTLPLGPDELLTTTRAVRKRLDLTRPVPLELVRECLEVALQAPSGSNLQTWEWIVVTDPDVRAKIGEYYRRSFAAYARAGGAAAGLFKDDPARAETQRRVSESAVHLAERMGEVPVLVIPCLRLNGGELPKGNQAGLWASLLPAVWNYCLAARARGLGTAWTSLHLEYEREVAGVLGLPESVRQGALIPTAYYTGESFKPAPRVPLDEVLHVDRW, from the coding sequence ATGACGACTCTTCCCCTCGGCCCGGACGAACTGCTGACGACGACCCGCGCGGTGCGCAAGCGCCTCGACCTCACCCGGCCCGTCCCCCTGGAACTGGTGCGCGAGTGCCTGGAGGTCGCGCTCCAGGCGCCCAGCGGGAGCAACCTCCAGACGTGGGAGTGGATCGTCGTCACCGACCCGGACGTCCGCGCGAAGATCGGTGAGTACTACCGGCGGTCCTTCGCCGCGTACGCCCGAGCGGGCGGTGCCGCCGCCGGCCTCTTCAAGGACGACCCCGCCCGCGCGGAGACCCAGCGGCGGGTCTCCGAGAGCGCGGTCCACCTCGCCGAACGCATGGGCGAGGTGCCGGTCCTGGTGATCCCGTGCCTGCGGCTGAACGGCGGCGAGCTGCCCAAGGGCAACCAGGCCGGGCTGTGGGCGTCGCTGCTGCCCGCCGTGTGGAACTACTGCCTCGCGGCGCGGGCGCGCGGTCTCGGCACCGCCTGGACCAGCCTGCACCTGGAGTACGAACGCGAGGTGGCCGGGGTGCTCGGCCTGCCGGAGAGCGTGCGCCAGGGGGCGCTCATCCCGACCGCGTACTACACGGGCGAGTCGTTCAAGCCCGCTCCCCGCGTCCCGCTGGACGAGGTGCTGCACGTCGACCGCTGGTGA
- a CDS encoding response regulator, which yields MSAAAPAIRIVLADDHPVVRTGFTELLGTQPDLTVVATASDGAEAVRVCAELSPDVVLMDVRMPGMDGIEATRRLAEAPSAGAPSARPRVLILTTFDLDVYVYDALRAGASGFLLKDVTAERLFDAVRVIAAGEALLAPAVTRRLIAEFARLRPGPGTAATAALGTLTPRETEVLRLLAEGLSNPEVAARLTVTEETVKTHVSRLLHKLGLRDRTQAVVTAYETGLVVPRTRGTT from the coding sequence ATGAGCGCGGCGGCCCCGGCGATCCGGATCGTGCTCGCCGACGACCACCCGGTGGTGCGCACCGGATTCACCGAGCTGCTCGGCACCCAGCCCGATCTCACCGTCGTCGCCACCGCCTCCGACGGGGCCGAGGCGGTGCGAGTCTGCGCCGAGCTGTCCCCCGACGTCGTCCTCATGGACGTCCGCATGCCCGGCATGGACGGCATCGAGGCCACCCGGCGGCTCGCCGAGGCCCCATCCGCCGGCGCCCCGTCCGCCCGGCCGCGCGTCCTCATCCTGACCACGTTCGACCTGGACGTGTACGTCTACGACGCGCTCCGGGCCGGCGCCAGCGGCTTCCTGCTCAAGGACGTGACCGCCGAGCGGCTGTTCGACGCGGTCCGCGTCATCGCCGCCGGCGAGGCGCTGCTCGCCCCGGCCGTCACCCGCCGGCTCATCGCCGAGTTCGCCCGGCTCCGGCCCGGGCCCGGCACCGCCGCGACGGCCGCGCTGGGCACCCTCACCCCGCGCGAGACCGAGGTGCTGCGGCTGCTGGCCGAGGGCCTGTCCAACCCGGAGGTGGCGGCCCGGCTCACGGTCACCGAGGAGACCGTGAAGACGCACGTCAGCCGCTTGCTGCACAAGCTCGGGCTGCGCGACCGGACTCAGGCGGTCGTCACCGCCTACGAGACGGGACTGGTCGTGCCGCGCACCCGCGGCACGACCTAG
- a CDS encoding BlaI/MecI/CopY family transcriptional regulator translates to MKGLGELERTVMEVLWAREDSGAVAATARDVSRALAGDRDLAHTTVMTVLDRLAKKGFLQRERDGRAWRYRPVASRERYVTELMLGALNETGDRDAALVHFVQSVSEDEAAVIRQALAQLTAPKEPPA, encoded by the coding sequence GTGAAGGGTCTGGGAGAGCTTGAACGCACGGTCATGGAGGTCCTCTGGGCGAGGGAGGACTCCGGCGCCGTCGCGGCCACCGCGCGCGACGTGAGCCGGGCCCTGGCCGGTGACCGCGACCTCGCGCACACCACCGTGATGACCGTGCTCGACCGGCTGGCCAAGAAGGGCTTCCTCCAGCGTGAGCGGGACGGCCGGGCCTGGCGCTACCGGCCGGTCGCCAGCCGGGAGCGGTACGTGACCGAGCTGATGCTGGGCGCGCTCAACGAGACCGGCGACCGCGACGCCGCCCTGGTGCACTTCGTCCAGTCCGTCTCCGAGGACGAGGCCGCCGTGATCCGCCAGGCGCTGGCCCAGCTGACGGCCCCTAAGGAGCCACCGGCATGA
- a CDS encoding virginiamycin B lyase yields the protein MPLIREYPIAEAAGPYGITAGADGALWLTLVHSGEIARLATDGTVTRHPAGPPGCGPTIITPGPDGALWFSRTQDHHIGRITTSGEVTGFALPGDGGPFGIAPGPDGALWFTEMNTDHIGRITPEGEITRIALPALGGFPSMITAGPDGALWFTLNQAAAIGRVTTDGEITVHDLPTAGAGPVGITCGADGALWFVEIAAGRIGRITVDGDIREFPLDENARPHAITAAPGGDCWFTEWGAGRIGRVTPAGEITGYDLPTPSSEPHGITVGPDGAVWTALEIGAVARLDAATP from the coding sequence ATGCCGCTGATCCGCGAGTACCCGATTGCGGAGGCCGCCGGACCGTACGGCATCACCGCCGGTGCCGACGGGGCGCTCTGGCTCACCCTCGTCCACAGCGGCGAGATCGCGCGGCTGGCCACCGATGGGACGGTCACCCGCCATCCCGCCGGGCCTCCCGGGTGCGGGCCGACCATCATCACGCCCGGCCCGGACGGCGCGCTGTGGTTCTCCCGTACGCAGGACCATCACATCGGCCGGATCACCACCTCCGGCGAGGTGACCGGGTTCGCCCTGCCCGGCGACGGCGGCCCGTTCGGCATCGCGCCCGGTCCGGACGGCGCGCTGTGGTTCACCGAGATGAACACCGACCACATCGGGCGGATCACGCCCGAGGGCGAGATCACCCGCATCGCCCTGCCCGCCCTGGGCGGCTTCCCCTCGATGATCACGGCGGGCCCGGACGGGGCGCTGTGGTTCACGCTCAACCAGGCCGCCGCCATCGGCCGCGTCACCACCGACGGCGAGATCACGGTCCATGACCTCCCCACCGCCGGTGCCGGGCCGGTGGGGATCACCTGCGGGGCCGACGGCGCCCTGTGGTTCGTCGAGATCGCCGCGGGCCGGATCGGGCGGATCACCGTGGACGGCGATATCCGGGAGTTCCCGCTCGACGAGAACGCCCGGCCCCACGCCATCACCGCCGCCCCGGGCGGAGACTGCTGGTTCACCGAATGGGGCGCCGGCCGGATCGGCCGGGTCACCCCGGCCGGGGAGATCACCGGGTACGACCTCCCCACCCCCTCCTCCGAACCCCATGGCATCACCGTGGGCCCGGACGGCGCGGTCTGGACGGCGCTCGAGATCGGCGCGGTCGCCCGCCTGGACGCGGCCACGCCCTGA
- a CDS encoding cytochrome ubiquinol oxidase subunit I: MSTVALLTDAAQGAATPADFMAARQQMAFTLGFHIILASIGIGLPAITLLAEWRSLRTGDPVYAELARRWMKAAGVLFAVGAVSGTVLSFEMGTLWPGFMDKYGQVFGAAFALEGIAFFIEAIFMGIYLYGWDRLSPRAHFVTGIPVVIAGLLSASFVVTVNSWMNQPRGFRLVDGEVTDVDPLAAMFNPATPVQAVHLILASLMVCGFVVASVYAVALLRDRRAGRVDRYHRLGFAIPFSLGAACAPLQVLVGDWAARFVEGNQPIKFAAMEGIEHTEAGVPFRFAVFEIPNLLSLLTKYDAHATLRGLDAFPADQHPPAEVVKTSFEIMIAIGMALLALAAWWALAWWLRRRGTGRNGELSPRRDLPWKPWFLRLAALAGVGASIAMLAGWTTTEVGRQPWIVYGVMRTEEAVNPSPGLRFGLYVVLVVYTVLAIATISVLRRMRRRPPAGPGTPAPEPVTAGSPR, from the coding sequence ATGAGCACCGTCGCTCTTCTCACCGACGCGGCCCAGGGCGCCGCGACGCCGGCCGACTTCATGGCCGCGCGCCAGCAGATGGCGTTCACCCTGGGCTTCCACATCATCCTGGCGTCCATCGGCATCGGCCTCCCCGCGATCACGCTGCTGGCGGAATGGCGCTCGCTGCGCACCGGCGACCCGGTCTACGCCGAGCTGGCCCGCCGCTGGATGAAGGCCGCCGGCGTGCTGTTCGCGGTCGGCGCGGTCTCCGGCACCGTGCTGTCCTTCGAGATGGGCACGCTGTGGCCCGGCTTCATGGACAAGTACGGCCAGGTCTTCGGCGCCGCGTTCGCCCTGGAGGGCATCGCCTTCTTCATCGAGGCGATCTTCATGGGCATCTACCTGTACGGCTGGGACCGGCTGTCCCCGCGGGCGCACTTCGTCACCGGCATCCCGGTGGTGATCGCCGGGCTGCTGTCGGCGTCGTTCGTCGTCACCGTGAACTCCTGGATGAACCAGCCGCGCGGCTTCAGGCTGGTCGACGGGGAGGTCACCGACGTCGACCCGCTCGCGGCGATGTTCAACCCGGCCACCCCCGTCCAGGCCGTGCACCTCATCCTCGCCTCCCTCATGGTCTGCGGCTTCGTCGTCGCGTCCGTGTACGCGGTGGCGCTGCTGCGCGACCGCCGCGCCGGGCGGGTGGACCGCTACCACCGGCTCGGCTTCGCAATCCCGTTCTCGCTGGGCGCCGCCTGCGCGCCGCTGCAGGTCCTGGTCGGCGACTGGGCGGCCCGGTTCGTCGAGGGCAACCAGCCGATCAAGTTCGCCGCGATGGAGGGCATCGAGCACACCGAGGCGGGAGTGCCGTTCCGGTTCGCGGTCTTCGAGATCCCGAACCTGCTGTCGCTGCTGACCAAGTACGACGCGCACGCCACGCTGCGCGGGCTCGACGCGTTCCCGGCCGACCAGCATCCGCCCGCCGAGGTGGTCAAGACCTCGTTCGAAATCATGATCGCCATCGGCATGGCGCTGCTGGCCCTGGCCGCCTGGTGGGCGCTGGCCTGGTGGCTGCGCCGCCGCGGCACGGGCCGCAACGGCGAGCTGTCGCCCCGCCGCGACCTGCCCTGGAAGCCCTGGTTCCTGCGGCTCGCCGCACTGGCCGGAGTGGGCGCCTCCATCGCGATGCTGGCGGGCTGGACCACCACCGAGGTCGGCCGGCAGCCCTGGATCGTGTACGGCGTGATGCGCACCGAGGAGGCCGTCAACCCCAGCCCCGGGCTGCGCTTCGGTCTCTACGTCGTCCTCGTCGTCTACACCGTCCTGGCGATCGCCACCATCAGCGTCCTGCGCCGCATGCGCCGCCGGCCGCCAGCCGGACCCGGCACCCCCGCCCCCGAACCCGTCACCGCTGGGAGCCCCCGATGA
- a CDS encoding HIT family protein translates to MHPEEQDVPGTPPENWKEDPIGSAERGENPTVLHRMNTGWAVIGYTQHLPGYCLLLYAGVADHLTDLPRRERTAFLDELALLGEAVQRACSDLDPAFARINYEILGNSWNHLHGHVHPRYRWEPPELLHGPVWRYGRERDAPRHELGPRHDPLRARITEALLSLTG, encoded by the coding sequence ATGCATCCAGAGGAACAAGACGTCCCCGGCACTCCCCCAGAAAATTGGAAAGAGGACCCGATCGGCTCGGCGGAACGGGGGGAGAACCCCACCGTCCTGCACCGGATGAACACCGGATGGGCCGTCATCGGCTACACCCAGCACCTTCCCGGCTACTGCCTCCTGCTCTACGCGGGCGTCGCGGATCATCTCACCGACCTGCCCCGCCGCGAGCGCACGGCCTTTCTCGACGAGCTCGCCCTCCTCGGCGAAGCCGTACAACGGGCCTGTTCCGATCTCGACCCCGCGTTCGCGCGGATCAATTACGAGATCCTCGGCAACTCCTGGAACCACCTGCACGGACACGTCCATCCCCGCTACCGCTGGGAGCCGCCCGAACTCCTGCACGGCCCGGTCTGGCGGTACGGCCGGGAGCGCGACGCCCCCCGCCACGAACTGGGCCCCCGTCACGATCCGCTACGGGCCAGGATCACCGAAGCCCTGCTCTCCCTGACCGGGTGA
- a CDS encoding sensor histidine kinase: protein MKRTDDPPARAAGWGRRIAAAGRTAVAGRAPVLGGALLAFLALAESFAHAGSTPLVAGRMVTAPVNAPVTGLVAHGAGPPPEGSEGLALYFAVFGLLALATTAPIALLWKQPATGAVIVSSAGVLSLTAFQTLTAAGVAATLISGYRLGLAGRRHLAVLLAVPFPLLALAARAGGEAGVLALLAACLAPAAALAGIARRAHGQALEHGAARRAAADSLLEHTARGERARIARELHDVVAHHISLVTVQAETARLAVPGMPDDGARRLSAIGDTARTALTEMRRLLGVLREDAGDGDDLRPQPGLRLPELNRLLDAARDASGTGVRLILRGTPVTLDPGVELAAHRIVQEALTNARRHAPGAAVDVELDYTGDGLCLLVRDNGPGAATAAVSGGHGLAGMRERAAAVGGELRSGAAAGGGFLVEARLPGPGRAAG from the coding sequence GTGAAGCGAACGGATGACCCGCCGGCGCGCGCGGCCGGGTGGGGGCGGCGGATCGCCGCGGCCGGGCGGACCGCCGTGGCGGGCCGAGCGCCCGTGCTGGGCGGCGCGCTGCTGGCGTTCCTCGCGCTGGCCGAGTCGTTCGCGCACGCCGGGAGCACACCGCTGGTTGCCGGGCGCATGGTGACCGCGCCGGTGAACGCGCCGGTGACCGGGCTGGTCGCGCACGGCGCGGGCCCTCCTCCTGAAGGGAGCGAGGGCCTGGCCCTGTACTTCGCCGTGTTCGGCCTGCTCGCCCTGGCCACCACGGCGCCGATCGCGCTCCTGTGGAAACAGCCGGCCACCGGAGCGGTGATCGTCTCCTCGGCCGGGGTGCTGTCCCTCACCGCCTTCCAGACCCTGACCGCGGCGGGCGTGGCCGCCACGCTGATCAGCGGGTACCGGCTCGGCCTGGCGGGCCGCCGGCACCTGGCCGTGCTGCTCGCGGTGCCGTTCCCCCTGCTCGCGCTGGCCGCCCGGGCAGGCGGCGAAGCGGGGGTACTGGCGTTGCTGGCGGCCTGCCTGGCCCCGGCGGCGGCCCTCGCCGGCATCGCGCGGCGGGCGCACGGCCAGGCGCTGGAGCACGGCGCCGCCCGGCGGGCCGCCGCCGACTCCCTGCTGGAGCACACCGCGCGCGGGGAACGCGCCCGGATCGCCCGTGAACTGCACGACGTGGTCGCCCACCACATCTCCCTGGTCACCGTGCAGGCCGAGACGGCCCGGCTGGCCGTGCCCGGGATGCCGGACGACGGCGCGCGGCGGCTGTCGGCGATCGGCGACACCGCCCGGACGGCGCTGACCGAGATGCGGCGGCTGCTCGGCGTCCTGCGAGAGGACGCCGGCGACGGGGACGACCTGCGGCCCCAGCCGGGGCTGCGCCTGCCGGAGCTCAACCGGCTGCTCGACGCGGCGCGGGACGCCTCCGGGACCGGTGTCCGCCTCATCCTCCGTGGCACGCCGGTCACTTTGGACCCCGGTGTCGAGCTGGCGGCCCACCGCATCGTCCAGGAGGCCCTCACCAACGCCCGCCGGCACGCCCCCGGCGCCGCCGTGGACGTGGAGCTGGACTACACCGGCGACGGCCTGTGCCTGCTCGTCCGCGACAACGGCCCCGGCGCGGCGACCGCCGCGGTGTCCGGCGGCCACGGGCTGGCCGGGATGCGGGAACGGGCCGCCGCGGTCGGCGGCGAGCTGCGCTCCGGCGCAGCCGCCGGGGGCGGCTTCCTCGTCGAGGCCCGCCTGCCCGGACCCGGCCGGGCGGCCGGATGA
- a CDS encoding ATP-binding cassette domain-containing protein — protein MRASIEVTGLRKRFGRTVALDGMSFTVRPGRVTGFVGPNGAGKSTTMRVILGLDAADAGAALVGGRPYRSLRDPLRHVGALLDAAALQPSRTARNHLLWLARSQGLGTRRVDAVIEQVGLGSAARRRTGGFSMGMRQRLGIAAALLGDPPVLMLDEPVNGLDPEGVVWIRGLLRSLAAEGRAVLVSSHLMSEMQDTADRLVVAGRGRVVADTGVDELIAAASRGRVTLRTTAREEAMAVLAGAGATVAVTGRDTLTVTGPEAARIVALLGANGVPFAEVAAYRATLEEAYMDLTGDAQEFRAGAGREAAR, from the coding sequence ATGCGAGCGAGCATCGAAGTGACCGGATTGCGTAAGCGGTTCGGGCGGACCGTGGCGCTGGACGGGATGTCCTTCACCGTGCGGCCGGGGCGGGTCACCGGCTTCGTCGGCCCCAACGGCGCGGGCAAGTCCACCACCATGCGGGTGATCCTGGGCCTGGACGCGGCCGACGCGGGTGCCGCGCTGGTCGGCGGCCGGCCGTACCGGAGCCTGCGCGACCCTCTCCGCCATGTCGGGGCGCTGCTGGACGCCGCCGCGCTGCAGCCGAGCCGTACCGCCCGGAACCACCTGCTGTGGCTGGCCCGCTCCCAGGGGCTGGGCACCCGCCGGGTGGACGCGGTGATCGAGCAGGTCGGCCTGGGTTCCGCGGCGCGGCGCAGGACGGGCGGCTTCTCGATGGGCATGCGGCAGCGGCTGGGGATCGCCGCGGCGCTGCTCGGCGACCCGCCGGTGCTGATGCTGGACGAGCCGGTGAACGGCCTGGACCCCGAGGGCGTCGTGTGGATCCGCGGCCTGCTGCGGTCGCTGGCCGCCGAGGGCCGCGCCGTCCTGGTGTCCAGCCACCTGATGAGCGAGATGCAGGACACCGCCGACCGGCTCGTCGTGGCGGGCCGCGGCCGGGTCGTCGCGGACACCGGCGTGGACGAGCTGATCGCGGCCGCGTCCCGGGGCCGGGTCACGCTGCGGACCACGGCGCGGGAGGAGGCGATGGCGGTGCTGGCGGGCGCCGGTGCGACCGTCGCCGTCACGGGCCGCGACACCCTCACCGTCACCGGGCCGGAGGCGGCGCGGATCGTGGCCCTGCTCGGCGCGAACGGGGTGCCGTTCGCCGAGGTGGCGGCCTATCGCGCGACGCTGGAGGAGGCGTACATGGATCTCACCGGGGACGCGCAGGAGTTCCGCGCCGGAGCCGGACGGGAGGCGGCCCGGTGA
- a CDS encoding methyltransferase domain-containing protein produces the protein MNIREALATVPREAFIPDEIFVPGENGWLVPLRRSEHPDRWREHVAADEAVVTRTDFDPDVPPELRDAATGRGVEATSSSSAPFIMARLLDALELEPGMRVLEIGAGTGYNAAVLACLLGTENVVSVEIDPVAAARAREATRAAGHPVRVVDGDGERGHPPGAPYDRVIVTASAREVSRAWLEQTREGGLVLVPWAPTFHPDWPLCRVTVGPGATGEGRFLGPAPFMPLRGRRVRPRAMDEAEERWRKAGRPDCTRYGLTVTAEGQWVWLDSPGNVIG, from the coding sequence GTGAACATCCGGGAGGCACTGGCCACGGTGCCGAGGGAGGCGTTCATCCCTGACGAGATCTTCGTCCCGGGCGAGAACGGCTGGCTGGTGCCTCTCCGGCGCTCCGAACATCCGGATCGATGGCGGGAGCACGTGGCGGCCGACGAGGCGGTGGTGACGCGGACCGATTTCGATCCCGACGTCCCGCCCGAACTGCGGGACGCCGCCACGGGGCGAGGGGTGGAGGCGACCAGTTCCAGCAGCGCGCCGTTCATCATGGCCCGCCTCCTGGACGCCCTGGAGCTCGAACCGGGCATGCGGGTGCTGGAGATCGGCGCCGGCACCGGCTACAACGCGGCCGTCCTGGCGTGCCTGCTGGGAACGGAGAACGTCGTCAGCGTCGAGATCGACCCGGTGGCCGCCGCGCGCGCCCGGGAGGCGACCCGCGCGGCCGGTCACCCCGTCCGGGTCGTCGACGGGGACGGCGAGCGGGGCCATCCGCCGGGCGCGCCGTACGACCGGGTCATCGTCACCGCCTCGGCCCGCGAGGTCTCCCGGGCCTGGCTGGAGCAGACCCGGGAGGGCGGGCTGGTCCTGGTGCCGTGGGCACCGACGTTCCACCCGGACTGGCCGCTGTGCCGCGTCACCGTCGGCCCGGGCGCCACCGGCGAGGGCCGTTTCCTCGGCCCCGCCCCGTTCATGCCGTTGCGCGGCCGGAGGGTGCGGCCGCGGGCCATGGACGAGGCCGAGGAGCGGTGGAGGAAGGCCGGTCGGCCTGACTGCACCCGCTACGGTCTGACCGTGACGGCCGAGGGCCAGTGGGTGTGGCTGGACTCCCCCGGCAACGTCATCGGCTGA
- a CDS encoding cytochrome d ubiquinol oxidase subunit II, whose product MSHGDIALGLILLGLSAYLLFGGADFGAGLWHLISRRRSEKEIIEHAMGPLWEANHVWLIFVMVMTWTAFPPVFAEVMSTHWVPLSLAALGIVARGSTFVFAKAVPDRGWYAWTFGISSVLTPYCLGAVAATIATGGSSWVGLAGVYGGVLTTTLCAYLAAVYLIWDALRLGDQTHSLRFRGYALMSGVASGVLALPGAAALGVHSPLILLSAAAGLVSLALLVRRSYLAVRATAALAVVAVLWGAAGMAGFDLDSAVAHDAVLEMVFMALGAGALILVPSMIWLYVLFQRGPGEPSRTA is encoded by the coding sequence ATGAGCCACGGCGACATCGCCCTCGGCCTGATCCTGCTCGGCCTGTCCGCCTACCTGCTGTTCGGCGGCGCCGACTTCGGCGCCGGCCTCTGGCACCTGATCTCCCGGCGCCGCTCGGAGAAGGAGATCATCGAGCACGCCATGGGCCCGCTGTGGGAGGCCAACCACGTCTGGCTGATCTTCGTGATGGTGATGACGTGGACGGCGTTCCCGCCGGTCTTCGCCGAGGTGATGAGCACGCACTGGGTGCCGCTGTCCCTCGCCGCGCTGGGCATCGTGGCCCGCGGCAGCACGTTCGTGTTCGCCAAGGCCGTCCCCGACCGCGGCTGGTATGCCTGGACGTTCGGGATCTCCTCGGTGCTCACCCCGTACTGCCTGGGCGCGGTCGCCGCCACCATCGCCACCGGCGGCTCGTCCTGGGTCGGCCTGGCCGGGGTGTACGGCGGCGTCCTCACCACCACCCTGTGCGCCTACCTCGCCGCCGTCTACCTGATCTGGGACGCGCTGCGGCTGGGCGACCAGACCCACTCGCTGCGGTTCCGCGGGTACGCGCTGATGTCCGGAGTCGCCTCCGGCGTGCTGGCCCTGCCGGGCGCCGCGGCGCTCGGCGTCCACTCGCCGCTGATCCTCCTCTCGGCCGCCGCCGGGCTCGTCTCGCTCGCCCTGCTGGTACGCCGCTCGTACCTGGCCGTCCGGGCCACCGCCGCGCTGGCCGTCGTCGCCGTCCTCTGGGGCGCCGCCGGGATGGCCGGATTCGACCTCGACTCCGCGGTCGCCCACGACGCGGTGCTGGAGATGGTCTTCATGGCGCTCGGGGCCGGGGCGCTGATCCTGGTCCCGTCGATGATCTGGCTGTACGTCCTCTTCCAGCGCGGCCCGGGGGAACCGTCCCGTACCGCATGA
- a CDS encoding M56 family metallopeptidase, with translation MTGTALLALISIGTIGGAHLLSRARWTWHAPRTGIALWQALGLGWGVATIGTLLGLALLPYHQGIVGGLPGMFDDQAGRLAAGHVAALLAAISLTAVLVVMLVYAVVRVVRARRRHRALLALVSRSDSAVPRGTLVLDHPGAAAYCVPGVRSSKVVVSAGTLALLDPAELAAVLAHERAHARERHDLVLLPFASLRQVFPQIRLVGNCLDAVELLIEMAADDRARRHRPPRELATALLRFAAARPAAAPSGTLGVANTGDIPVMARVNRLLDPVQVGRPTRLAATVAVPLLISVPVLLYTLPH, from the coding sequence ATGACCGGCACCGCCCTGCTCGCACTGATCTCGATCGGGACCATCGGCGGGGCGCATCTGCTCTCGCGGGCCCGGTGGACCTGGCACGCTCCGCGCACGGGCATCGCCCTCTGGCAGGCGCTCGGGCTCGGCTGGGGCGTCGCCACCATCGGAACGCTCCTGGGCCTGGCCCTGCTGCCCTATCACCAGGGCATCGTCGGGGGCCTGCCCGGCATGTTCGACGACCAGGCCGGCCGGCTCGCCGCCGGCCATGTCGCCGCGCTGCTGGCCGCGATCAGCCTGACCGCCGTCCTGGTGGTCATGCTCGTGTACGCGGTCGTCCGCGTCGTCCGGGCCCGCCGCCGGCACCGGGCGCTGCTGGCGCTGGTCTCGCGCAGCGACTCGGCCGTGCCGCGGGGGACCCTGGTGCTCGACCATCCCGGGGCCGCCGCCTACTGCGTCCCCGGGGTCCGCTCGTCCAAGGTGGTCGTCAGCGCCGGGACGCTCGCGCTGCTCGACCCGGCGGAGCTGGCCGCGGTCCTGGCGCACGAGCGGGCGCACGCCCGCGAGCGCCACGACCTGGTGCTGCTCCCGTTCGCCTCGCTGCGCCAGGTCTTCCCGCAGATCCGGCTGGTGGGCAACTGCCTGGACGCGGTCGAGCTGCTGATCGAGATGGCCGCCGACGACCGGGCCCGGCGGCATCGGCCGCCGCGCGAGCTGGCCACGGCGCTGCTCCGGTTCGCCGCCGCCCGTCCCGCCGCCGCCCCCTCGGGCACCCTCGGCGTCGCCAACACCGGCGACATCCCGGTGATGGCGCGGGTGAACCGGCTGCTCGACCCGGTGCAGGTCGGCCGCCCCACCCGGCTCGCCGCCACGGTGGCCGTACCGCTCCTCATCTCGGTGCCGGTGCTCCTGTACACGCTCCCGCACTGA